The following proteins come from a genomic window of Lachnoclostridium phytofermentans ISDg:
- a CDS encoding GntR family transcriptional regulator, which translates to MLDEQMLTSLQEQDLNMGELYPVLRRAIVEMYLEPGALLSIRDICEHFKIGRSPARDTLLRLDQEGLVTLLPQRGTMISLIDLNRVNEERFMRLSVEEAVMKLFMACHTPTDIILLQEVLRKENELLEMKNVDIRNFLLLDDQFHQIFYSVTKRLFSHHTLQSVSGHYRRIRLLSLDDNKKLTEIVKQHEGLITASQARDTEMMQSIFHLHICKLEREEGKIVKKFPYLFQEYENTSHKADLFWEGDYLQSIKSLAQ; encoded by the coding sequence ATGTTAGATGAACAAATGCTGACATCCTTGCAGGAACAAGATTTGAATATGGGGGAGTTATATCCTGTATTACGAAGAGCAATTGTTGAAATGTATTTAGAACCAGGTGCACTTTTAAGTATACGTGATATTTGTGAACATTTTAAAATAGGACGTTCTCCTGCTAGAGATACGCTTCTAAGGCTGGATCAGGAGGGGCTTGTTACATTATTACCGCAACGCGGAACTATGATTTCTTTGATAGATTTAAATAGAGTAAATGAAGAGCGTTTTATGCGATTATCAGTGGAAGAGGCAGTTATGAAACTGTTCATGGCTTGTCATACTCCTACAGACATCATTTTATTACAAGAGGTTTTACGAAAAGAAAACGAATTACTGGAAATGAAGAATGTTGATATTAGAAACTTTTTATTGTTGGATGATCAATTTCATCAAATATTTTATTCTGTAACAAAGAGACTATTTTCTCATCACACCTTACAAAGTGTTTCAGGGCATTATAGACGTATTCGTTTGCTGAGTTTAGATGATAATAAAAAATTAACTGAAATTGTAAAACAACATGAAGGGCTGATTACTGCGTCCCAGGCGAGGGATACCGAGATGATGCAGAGTATTTTTCATTTGCATATTTGTAAATTGGAGCGAGAAGAAGGAAAAATTGTAAAAAAATTCCCTTATCTTTTCCAAGAATATGAAAATACATCACACAAAGCGGATCTATTTTGGGAGGGCGATTATTTACAGTCAATAAAAAGCTTAGCTCAATAA
- a CDS encoding type I phosphomannose isomerase catalytic subunit has protein sequence MIQENLPIKLNNARAWRTYLGGKLLDQLHGLKEGTDAHFPEEWIMSVVSARNAGREHIKDEGLSVLANDETLSLKSIIEGNPVSYLGEQHALKYDNQMGVLVKIIDAAERLTVQVHPDRKIAKDLFQSAYGKTECWYILGGRDIDGNAPCIYLGFKKGVTKEQWKKLFEEQDISGMLNALNKFKVREGEVILIEGGTPHAIGGGCFLVEIQEPTDYTIRVEKTTPSGFQINDYMCHQGLGFEKMLDCFNYDTFTEEEVRMKWLIPSNIVDIQEGGTITSLIDYDSTEHFKMNQIEVNTKVVLNLDKVFSGLYILDSEGEMISNGVSQEIHKGDQYFIPAPTGKIEFINKGKETLKVMQFFGPKL, from the coding sequence ATGATTCAAGAAAATTTACCCATTAAGCTAAACAATGCCAGGGCTTGGAGAACTTACCTTGGAGGAAAACTATTAGACCAGTTGCATGGACTAAAGGAAGGTACAGATGCTCATTTTCCGGAAGAATGGATTATGTCTGTTGTATCTGCAAGAAATGCTGGCAGGGAACATATTAAAGACGAGGGTCTCAGCGTTCTGGCAAATGATGAGACTTTATCTTTAAAGAGCATAATTGAAGGGAATCCGGTATCTTATTTAGGAGAGCAACATGCATTAAAATATGATAATCAAATGGGAGTGTTAGTCAAAATAATTGATGCTGCAGAGCGTTTGACGGTTCAAGTACATCCGGATAGAAAAATCGCAAAAGATTTATTTCAGTCAGCCTATGGTAAGACAGAGTGCTGGTATATTTTAGGTGGTCGTGATATCGATGGTAATGCACCATGTATTTATCTAGGTTTTAAGAAGGGTGTTACCAAAGAACAGTGGAAGAAATTATTCGAAGAGCAGGACATTTCGGGCATGTTAAATGCATTAAATAAATTTAAAGTTAGGGAAGGGGAAGTTATCTTGATTGAAGGAGGAACGCCCCATGCGATAGGTGGTGGATGCTTTTTAGTAGAAATCCAAGAACCTACGGATTATACTATACGAGTAGAGAAAACAACACCATCAGGCTTCCAGATTAACGATTATATGTGTCACCAGGGATTAGGTTTTGAAAAAATGCTGGATTGTTTTAATTATGACACCTTTACAGAAGAGGAAGTTCGAATGAAATGGCTTATTCCTAGTAACATTGTAGATATACAGGAAGGTGGAACGATTACTTCGTTAATTGATTATGACAGTACTGAACATTTCAAAATGAACCAGATAGAGGTAAACACCAAAGTAGTTCTAAACTTAGATAAAGTATTTTCCGGTCTGTATATATTAGACAGCGAAGGAGAAATGATATCTAACGGAGTGAGTCAAGAGATACATAAAGGGGATCAATACTTTATTCCTGCACCAACTGGTAAAATTGAGTTCATCAATAAAGGGAAGGAAACATTAAAGGTGATGCAGTTTTTTGGTCCAAAATTATAG
- a CDS encoding TetR/AcrR family transcriptional regulator — protein MAETKKEKYLEQRKLLMEERKKEVIGTAKKLFLEKGLNNVTMNDIMNEAGLSKATMYRYYDSIHPIAFEVEYEMLQEIFSDLELIDITNCNGCEAMKKILLTMVDRFIPHIKAYRYISMFDFLYSDKYPNDNLSQEYNKVIQSIIDANMSGEKVKEQFDEALTYVSVIFAYLQKLAHRKEIIDKGEIDVIERLNIVRRMIHKLLD, from the coding sequence ATGGCAGAAACAAAAAAAGAAAAATACCTGGAGCAGAGAAAGCTGCTTATGGAGGAAAGAAAAAAAGAGGTAATAGGTACGGCAAAAAAGCTTTTTCTGGAAAAAGGACTGAATAATGTAACAATGAATGACATTATGAATGAAGCCGGATTAAGTAAAGCGACAATGTACCGCTACTATGATAGCATACATCCCATCGCCTTTGAGGTGGAGTACGAAATGCTGCAGGAAATATTCAGCGATCTGGAACTCATAGATATAACTAACTGCAATGGCTGCGAAGCCATGAAGAAAATTCTTCTGACCATGGTGGACAGATTTATTCCTCATATAAAGGCCTACCGTTATATCAGTATGTTCGACTTTCTTTACTCGGATAAGTACCCGAACGATAATCTGTCACAGGAATATAACAAGGTGATACAGTCCATTATTGACGCCAATATGAGCGGAGAGAAGGTTAAGGAGCAATTTGACGAAGCCTTAACCTATGTAAGCGTCATTTTTGCTTATCTGCAGAAGCTGGCTCACCGCAAGGAAATCATCGACAAAGGGGAAATTGACGTTATAGAGCGATTAAATATCGTAAGGAGGATGATTCACAAGCTGTTGGACTAA
- a CDS encoding poly(ethylene terephthalate) hydrolase family protein: MDFIINSSDYFRCTAAVVQYCIPAAIPWQTDKKSDYQRKPRILLRGEGEHIIKTHIISDGEKKESFILYAPIDLEGALPVIIWGNGTAAQPKNYDELHRHLASWGFIVMNTYNSKTGTGKPLKEALCYLFEENANPDSIFHMHVDTQRIGCAGHSQGSTGVINLHTNFTEGDYIKTVVSIALPALRWCDSEDVYVPEKINVPFLVLTGTLDFIISPFKSCLAAINRLETGVEGWFLEARYCSHTEIQEEGGKYRGILTAWFRYRFMDDNTAGEIFKEQGEIYKNAGWRRVYRRGVRDNISDMNQQKKVLNDKA; this comes from the coding sequence GTGGATTTTATTATTAATTCTAGCGATTATTTTCGTTGTACTGCTGCTGTTGTGCAGTATTGTATTCCTGCCGCTATTCCTTGGCAGACGGATAAAAAGTCCGATTACCAAAGGAAGCCTAGAATACTTCTTCGCGGAGAAGGAGAACATATAATAAAGACTCATATCATAAGCGATGGGGAGAAGAAGGAAAGCTTTATTCTATATGCTCCAATCGACTTGGAGGGAGCACTTCCGGTAATTATCTGGGGCAATGGAACAGCCGCCCAACCGAAGAATTATGATGAGCTGCATCGGCATCTTGCTTCCTGGGGCTTTATTGTTATGAATACCTATAACAGTAAGACTGGAACCGGGAAGCCACTAAAGGAGGCTCTTTGCTATCTGTTTGAGGAGAATGCGAATCCGGACAGTATTTTCCACATGCATGTTGATACGCAGCGGATAGGCTGTGCAGGACATTCCCAGGGTTCTACGGGTGTGATTAATCTACATACGAATTTTACGGAAGGAGATTATATAAAAACCGTTGTTTCTATTGCACTTCCTGCTCTGCGATGGTGTGATTCTGAGGATGTATATGTACCGGAAAAAATAAATGTTCCTTTTTTGGTGTTAACCGGTACCCTTGATTTTATTATCTCGCCATTCAAGAGTTGTCTTGCTGCTATTAACAGATTAGAAACCGGTGTTGAGGGTTGGTTTCTGGAAGCACGCTACTGTTCCCATACGGAGATTCAGGAGGAAGGCGGTAAATATAGGGGCATATTGACAGCCTGGTTCCGGTACCGATTTATGGATGATAATACGGCGGGAGAGATTTTTAAAGAGCAGGGAGAGATATATAAGAATGCGGGCTGGAGAAGAGTATATCGACGCGGAGTCCGCGATAATATTAGTGATATGAACCAACAGAAAAAAGTCCTTAATGACAAAGCTTAA
- a CDS encoding MBL fold metallo-hydrolase, translating into MKKRHFFHEEMRDGIFLISCKEWEMSTATINTYLIRGKEKAVLVDAGLGASGLREYAQQLAGVPVQLVLSHGHFDHTGAVNEFEDVWIHPEDALILGKNIIKFLPSKKITARIHNLREGDELLLGDRTLQVYDIQGHTAGSIVLYDKKTKTLISGDSICRRVFYIDGNKYPINRFFHDLMKVDQLDFTGVCSAHDRFLLPKTQIRHMIDVISDGIFNSNITIRILGRKYFQVKYGIGPEDPEFIDFSAPIASREQLKLEVDDFLKKSGYQSIQKGGSYE; encoded by the coding sequence ATGAAAAAGAGACATTTTTTCCATGAAGAGATGCGGGATGGAATCTTCTTGATATCCTGCAAGGAATGGGAAATGAGTACAGCAACCATTAATACATACCTGATTAGGGGCAAGGAAAAGGCGGTGCTGGTGGATGCGGGGCTTGGAGCCTCTGGACTTCGGGAATATGCGCAACAGCTGGCAGGGGTGCCGGTCCAGTTGGTACTAAGCCACGGACATTTCGATCATACCGGGGCTGTGAATGAATTTGAAGATGTATGGATACACCCGGAGGATGCATTAATTCTGGGGAAAAACATTATTAAGTTCCTACCCTCAAAGAAAATAACCGCGAGGATTCATAATTTGAGAGAAGGAGATGAATTATTGCTCGGTGACAGAACACTTCAGGTCTATGATATTCAGGGACATACTGCAGGAAGCATAGTACTTTATGATAAAAAAACTAAAACCCTAATATCCGGTGACAGCATCTGCAGAAGAGTGTTCTACATTGACGGTAATAAATATCCGATCAATCGGTTTTTTCATGATCTGATGAAGGTGGACCAACTGGATTTTACCGGAGTGTGTTCGGCCCATGACCGTTTTCTCCTGCCAAAGACTCAGATTCGGCACATGATTGATGTTATATCAGACGGTATCTTTAACAGTAATATTACGATACGTATTCTGGGACGTAAGTATTTCCAGGTGAAATACGGTATCGGGCCGGAGGATCCGGAGTTTATTGATTTTTCTGCTCCCATTGCATCCAGAGAACAGTTAAAGCTTGAAGTTGATGATTTTCTTAAAAAGAGCGGATACCAGTCGATTCAGAAGGGAGGCAGTTATGAATAA
- a CDS encoding alpha/beta hydrolase, giving the protein MNKAILILYFSSRKLKRAGLKMRRPFHKKRPVGAFITPQDTVDSIIEHPVLVEEKAKIYPRSKENDIMAIQTLDKFASGFSKTTGQIYADGLNAIIKNHGNKVRVYRQIYSEEEIKKDSTKAHASLHYFPSEKKSKFIIVCPGGAYANCEALSEGYPLAVHLNGLGYTAFVLSYRVREEANNLAPVEDLAAAVRYVLDHADELNIVPEDYAVLGFSAGGHLVGCYGLDKIGYKKFNLPKPGTIMIAYGLISTEKFPHCNKLILGPEPDEKAVIAISIDRNITPDYPPVFFWAGKNDLLLDYRHHGDELEKAVRMNEIPYEYHLYEKAQHGISLGIGTEAEGWVDKAAAFWAKHSMNEHSVNVHSANDYSAK; this is encoded by the coding sequence ATGAATAAAGCGATATTGATTCTTTACTTTTCCAGCAGAAAGCTAAAAAGAGCAGGCCTGAAAATGAGAAGACCTTTTCATAAAAAAAGGCCTGTGGGTGCCTTTATTACACCACAGGACACGGTGGACAGTATCATAGAACATCCTGTACTGGTTGAAGAAAAGGCAAAGATCTATCCGCGGTCCAAGGAGAATGACATCATGGCAATACAGACACTTGATAAATTCGCATCCGGTTTTTCGAAAACCACTGGACAAATTTATGCGGACGGTCTAAATGCAATAATTAAAAATCATGGTAATAAGGTGAGGGTTTATAGACAGATCTATTCCGAGGAAGAGATAAAAAAAGACTCCACTAAGGCCCATGCTAGTCTGCATTATTTCCCTTCTGAAAAGAAATCAAAGTTTATTATAGTATGTCCTGGAGGTGCCTATGCCAATTGCGAAGCCCTGTCGGAGGGTTATCCACTAGCAGTTCATCTGAACGGTCTTGGCTATACTGCTTTTGTACTTTCTTATCGTGTAAGGGAGGAAGCGAATAATCTGGCACCGGTGGAAGATCTGGCAGCGGCTGTCCGGTATGTTCTTGACCATGCAGATGAATTGAATATTGTTCCTGAAGATTATGCGGTTCTGGGCTTTTCAGCAGGAGGGCATCTGGTTGGCTGCTATGGTCTTGACAAAATAGGCTATAAGAAATTTAATCTGCCAAAACCCGGAACCATCATGATTGCATATGGACTCATATCAACTGAGAAGTTTCCACATTGTAATAAGTTAATTCTGGGGCCAGAACCGGATGAAAAGGCTGTAATTGCAATCAGTATCGACAGGAATATAACACCTGATTACCCTCCCGTATTCTTCTGGGCAGGTAAGAACGATCTTCTGCTGGATTATCGCCATCATGGAGATGAACTGGAAAAGGCTGTGCGGATGAACGAGATACCCTACGAATATCATTTATATGAAAAGGCACAGCACGGAATATCTCTGGGTATTGGAACCGAAGCTGAAGGGTGGGTGGATAAGGCAGCAGCATTCTGGGCTAAGCATTCAATGAATGAGCATTCTGTGAATGTACATTCCGCGAATGATTATTCAGCGAAATAG
- a CDS encoding glycoside hydrolase family 3 C-terminal domain-containing protein, with protein MIKDLIKQMTLEEKAGLCSGADFWHTKAVERLGIPAVMVTDGPHGLRKQEGEADHLGLNQSVAAVCFSPACASASSFDENLLYRMGSALGEECRSENIAILLGPAVNIKRSPLCGRNFEYFSEDPYLTGKLSSAQIKGIQEWEVGTSLKHYAVNNQETYRMTCSSEVDERTLREIYLSGFEMAVREAKPWTVMSSYNKINGEYASENKKLLTDILREEWGFEGFVMSDWGAVNDRVKSLEAGLELEMPSSNGIRDEQIVKAVREGKLSEELLDLAVERILKVIFKYSKADATDTHYDREEHHKIATDMAKECAVLLKNEGALPLSRQTKVAYIGAFAKIPRYQGGGSSHIHASRVTNALDIGKDKNPNIIYAEGFPHDKDMEDQSLFEEAVKAASEADAAVIFAGLPESFDSEGIDRKHMRLPECQNRLIEQIAGVQKNTIVVLHNGSAVEMPWADKVNAILEMFLAGQGVGEATDALLYADANPCGRLAETFPLRLEDTPSYLNFPGDGKKVVYAEGIYIGYRYYEAKKIPVLFPFGHGLSYTEFSYHDIQVTRGNFTEGESITVTAQITNSGKMVGKEVVQLYVGDRTGTPGRPVKELKGFAKVELKPEETKPVTFEIDARSLSWYNEEIGDWYAAGGTYELLLAHSSADIRLSEKVEFTPVREIPFRVDENTTIGSLLKNPKTAPIMSMMLSKSNGGNASGFGSSNEMLKEMTGGLPLRALFGFSKITEDQMKELIYVLKEQLK; from the coding sequence ATGATCAAAGACCTGATTAAACAAATGACACTGGAAGAAAAGGCAGGATTGTGCTCCGGTGCAGATTTTTGGCATACGAAAGCAGTGGAAAGACTAGGCATTCCGGCCGTGATGGTAACGGACGGCCCGCATGGTCTACGTAAGCAGGAAGGGGAAGCCGATCATCTCGGTCTGAACCAGAGTGTTGCTGCTGTATGCTTTTCTCCAGCGTGTGCGAGCGCTTCCAGCTTTGATGAGAATTTATTATATCGGATGGGCAGTGCTCTTGGTGAAGAATGCAGATCAGAGAATATAGCAATTTTACTGGGACCTGCCGTTAATATTAAGAGAAGTCCGCTTTGCGGTCGTAATTTTGAATATTTCTCAGAGGACCCTTATCTGACTGGTAAGCTTTCTTCAGCACAGATCAAGGGAATTCAGGAGTGGGAGGTTGGTACCAGCCTAAAGCATTATGCAGTTAATAATCAGGAGACCTACCGCATGACCTGCTCCTCAGAGGTGGATGAACGTACACTGCGTGAAATCTACCTCTCGGGCTTTGAGATGGCTGTGAGAGAGGCAAAGCCTTGGACCGTAATGAGCAGCTATAACAAAATTAATGGAGAATATGCCAGTGAAAATAAAAAATTGCTAACGGATATCCTGCGTGAGGAATGGGGCTTCGAGGGATTCGTAATGTCGGACTGGGGAGCTGTTAACGACAGAGTAAAGAGCCTTGAGGCAGGACTGGAGCTTGAGATGCCCTCTTCTAATGGTATTCGTGATGAACAGATTGTGAAAGCAGTCAGAGAAGGCAAGCTCTCGGAGGAATTATTGGATCTGGCTGTGGAACGCATTCTTAAGGTTATATTCAAATATTCCAAGGCCGATGCTACCGATACACATTATGACAGAGAGGAGCATCACAAGATAGCAACAGATATGGCAAAGGAATGTGCTGTTCTTTTGAAGAATGAAGGTGCGCTGCCCCTAAGCCGTCAAACAAAAGTTGCCTACATAGGTGCATTTGCCAAAATACCGCGCTATCAGGGAGGAGGCTCCAGCCACATTCATGCCAGCAGGGTAACGAATGCATTAGATATCGGTAAGGATAAAAATCCTAATATAATTTATGCGGAGGGTTTTCCACATGACAAGGATATGGAAGATCAATCTCTTTTTGAAGAAGCAGTCAAAGCAGCTTCCGAAGCGGATGCAGCCGTTATCTTTGCCGGATTACCCGAATCCTTTGATTCCGAGGGTATTGACAGAAAACATATGAGGCTGCCGGAATGTCAGAACCGACTCATTGAGCAGATCGCGGGAGTACAGAAGAATACCATTGTAGTTCTTCATAATGGCTCTGCTGTGGAAATGCCCTGGGCAGATAAGGTGAATGCTATTCTTGAAATGTTTCTTGCAGGTCAGGGAGTCGGTGAGGCAACAGATGCCCTGTTATATGCAGATGCAAATCCCTGTGGCAGACTGGCAGAAACCTTTCCGCTAAGGCTTGAGGATACCCCGTCATATTTGAATTTCCCTGGTGATGGCAAAAAGGTCGTTTATGCGGAAGGGATTTATATTGGGTACCGTTATTATGAGGCTAAAAAAATACCGGTATTATTCCCCTTTGGACATGGACTGTCCTATACCGAATTCTCTTATCATGATATACAGGTAACTCGTGGTAATTTTACAGAGGGTGAGAGTATAACTGTAACGGCACAGATCACCAATTCAGGGAAGATGGTAGGAAAAGAAGTAGTGCAGCTGTATGTCGGCGACCGTACCGGCACTCCAGGAAGGCCTGTAAAGGAGTTAAAAGGATTTGCCAAGGTAGAGCTTAAACCGGAAGAGACGAAGCCGGTAACCTTTGAAATCGATGCCCGTTCTCTATCTTGGTATAACGAAGAAATCGGAGACTGGTACGCTGCCGGTGGAACCTATGAGCTTTTACTGGCTCATTCCTCTGCAGATATACGTCTATCGGAGAAGGTTGAGTTCACTCCTGTGAGGGAGATTCCTTTTCGGGTAGATGAGAATACAACGATAGGCTCATTGTTAAAGAACCCAAAAACCGCACCGATTATGTCGATGATGCTTTCGAAGTCTAATGGAGGCAATGCATCAGGCTTTGGCAGTTCAAATGAGATGCTGAAAGAAATGACAGGGGGGCTGCCGCTTAGGGCACTGTTTGGATTTTCGAAGATTACAGAGGATCAGATGAAGGAATTAATCTATGTATTAAAGGAGCAGCTGAAATAA
- a CDS encoding extracellular solute-binding protein translates to MKGFLCKILNRITAVALCVILPATIFTGCQKSNNATDSSGTAGSSGVSATAAPVQTALSELMLPLTAQKEELTVWTIYDNNSIPEPNDLPGVKAMEAATNVHINWVPVSVSSASEKFGLMLSSTGLPDIIYGAGLADYPGGSEKGVEDGFLLDCTDLVNLYMPNYRGFIDADPALKKEVMTDAGNYIGIYGLNSSDTAIEGEKEYAGLAVRKDILDSLGLDIPSTISEWHDALTAAKNAGMAKPLLLTLNGYGFTGSFITAFGIYPEFYQVDNTVKFGPVEEGYKNWLDTMRQWYSEGLIDPDFMINPTGIADAQNIMNDTSLAFTTIWTYTSYGALLNRLTNNEKCNITAVTNPVLNKGDTPYVIKSSNGASGNPAYITASCKNPKLAAMWLDYQYTHEGMLSNFYGVENESYTVASDETLSFTDKVMKNPDGLSATEALKYYARGNGLGLYNWEYLEHFYLGAEGLLESKNIWDDQKTNMLSRRITLTEEEGSSYNSLYTAIQTMVREYAAKYIMGLEAQDSYDSFKNSLQDSGLGECLGYQQAALDRYNNRGK, encoded by the coding sequence ATGAAAGGATTTTTATGTAAAATTCTAAACCGTATTACAGCTGTAGCGCTATGCGTTATATTACCGGCTACCATCTTCACAGGCTGCCAGAAGAGCAATAACGCCACCGATTCATCGGGCACAGCCGGCAGTAGCGGGGTATCAGCAACTGCGGCCCCTGTACAAACGGCTCTGAGTGAGCTAATGCTTCCGTTAACCGCGCAAAAAGAGGAGCTAACCGTATGGACCATCTACGATAATAACTCTATACCCGAGCCAAACGATCTTCCAGGGGTGAAAGCAATGGAAGCAGCAACCAATGTACATATTAACTGGGTACCGGTATCTGTATCCTCGGCTAGTGAAAAATTCGGTCTTATGCTTTCGTCCACGGGACTGCCGGATATCATATATGGAGCTGGCCTTGCCGATTACCCGGGTGGAAGTGAAAAGGGTGTTGAAGATGGATTCCTACTTGACTGCACAGATCTAGTCAATCTTTATATGCCAAATTACCGTGGCTTTATCGATGCGGATCCGGCACTAAAAAAAGAAGTGATGACGGATGCTGGCAATTACATTGGTATTTATGGTCTCAATTCCAGCGATACCGCAATTGAAGGTGAAAAGGAATATGCAGGACTTGCTGTCCGTAAAGATATTCTAGATTCACTGGGGCTTGATATTCCTAGCACCATCTCCGAATGGCATGATGCTCTTACTGCTGCGAAAAACGCAGGAATGGCGAAGCCCTTACTACTTACGCTAAACGGTTATGGTTTTACCGGCTCCTTCATCACCGCCTTTGGTATCTATCCTGAATTCTATCAGGTAGACAATACCGTAAAATTCGGTCCCGTTGAAGAAGGCTATAAGAACTGGCTGGACACCATGCGTCAGTGGTATTCGGAAGGCTTGATTGATCCTGACTTTATGATTAATCCTACCGGCATTGCAGATGCGCAGAATATTATGAATGATACTTCCCTTGCCTTTACAACAATCTGGACCTATACCAGCTACGGAGCCCTTCTAAACAGACTGACTAACAACGAAAAATGCAATATTACAGCTGTAACTAATCCGGTTCTGAATAAAGGAGATACACCCTATGTCATAAAGTCCTCGAATGGAGCTAGCGGTAATCCTGCTTATATTACCGCTAGCTGCAAAAATCCGAAGCTTGCTGCCATGTGGCTGGATTATCAATATACACACGAAGGTATGCTATCAAACTTCTACGGTGTGGAGAATGAATCCTATACCGTAGCTTCCGATGAAACCTTATCCTTTACAGACAAAGTCATGAAAAATCCCGATGGCTTAAGTGCTACCGAAGCTCTTAAATATTATGCAAGAGGAAATGGCCTAGGTCTTTATAATTGGGAATATCTTGAGCATTTCTATCTAGGTGCTGAAGGTCTTCTTGAAAGTAAAAACATCTGGGATGACCAGAAAACCAACATGCTCTCCAGAAGAATTACCTTGACGGAAGAAGAAGGTAGCTCATACAACAGCCTATATACGGCTATTCAAACCATGGTTCGAGAATATGCCGCAAAATATATTATGGGACTGGAAGCACAGGATTCCTATGACAGCTTTAAGAACAGCCTTCAAGATAGCGGTTTGGGCGAGTGCCTCGGGTATCAACAGGCAGCTCTTGACCGCTATAACAACAGAGGCAAATAA
- a CDS encoding ABC transporter permease, whose product MEHIQKRKKKAQGYIEGKGLRALPHNIGYDFKKNKLIYLMSLPIVIWFIIFCYVPMGGILMAFEKYSPVKGIIGSDWVGFGNFRAFFQGPYFLRLMKNTVVLGVLDLIVGFPAPIIFALLLNEITTKKFKKTVQTISYMPYFISSVVLCGLITDFCASGGVLSNLVAGVTNSGGRNLLGISSYFRPIFVLSNLWQGLGYGSIIYIASLSSVDQELYEAAVMDGANRIKQTIHITLPGIAPTIIIMLILRISTLLQVSSDKILLLYNPSIYKTADVINTYVYREGLQNYNYGLSSAVGLFNSLIATALLLITNKISAKCSDTSLF is encoded by the coding sequence ATGGAACATATTCAGAAAAGAAAGAAAAAGGCACAAGGATATATTGAAGGAAAGGGGTTGAGGGCACTTCCTCATAATATAGGATATGATTTTAAAAAGAATAAGCTGATTTATTTGATGAGCTTGCCGATCGTAATCTGGTTCATAATATTCTGCTATGTCCCAATGGGTGGAATTCTAATGGCCTTTGAAAAATACTCTCCGGTTAAGGGGATAATAGGAAGTGACTGGGTAGGCTTTGGTAATTTTAGAGCATTCTTTCAGGGGCCTTATTTCCTGAGACTTATGAAGAATACAGTGGTACTGGGTGTGCTTGATTTAATTGTCGGCTTTCCTGCACCGATTATTTTTGCCTTATTATTAAATGAAATTACTACTAAGAAATTTAAAAAGACTGTTCAGACAATCAGCTACATGCCATACTTTATATCCTCCGTTGTTTTGTGTGGCTTAATCACGGATTTCTGTGCCAGCGGCGGTGTCCTGTCCAATCTGGTGGCAGGGGTGACAAATAGTGGGGGGCGTAATCTTCTGGGAATATCGAGTTATTTCAGACCGATATTTGTCCTTTCAAACCTGTGGCAGGGCTTAGGCTACGGAAGCATTATCTATATTGCTTCACTCAGCAGTGTTGATCAGGAACTTTATGAGGCTGCGGTCATGGATGGGGCGAACCGCATCAAACAGACCATACATATTACATTACCAGGTATTGCACCAACCATAATCATTATGCTGATCCTGCGTATTAGTACTCTGCTGCAGGTAAGCAGTGATAAAATTCTTCTGTTGTATAATCCGTCAATCTACAAAACGGCTGATGTAATCAATACCTATGTCTACCGGGAAGGACTACAGAATTATAATTATGGCCTAAGTTCCGCTGTAGGATTGTTTAATTCACTGATAGCCACAGCCTTGCTGTTGATTACCAATAAAATCAGTGCGAAATGTTCGGATACTAGTTTGTTTTAA